One Fusarium musae strain F31 chromosome 6, whole genome shotgun sequence DNA segment encodes these proteins:
- a CDS encoding hypothetical protein (EggNog:ENOG41), giving the protein MSDVFTQLVIINCRPVSANDPNLSKRRNKSQSPLQISAILYGRAYGLVSKNIAEKFLGASEKHTSGLPSVVEISWALSGSEQDLETSQVHVIPELEQDLVLGDDPKELYQSVHLTPPANSQGSKPEEQGESTSCLEEALPFQFNTSEDFKIQGIIPKNQQSQETLEQLVARCRTRAQNPSPLHKTVASEPEQPEGLSKIRTDSLYGSFDISSNTSDSDGKWILPPPNDKLHRERTSLLQPSDADSLVDPSDNIAWELSTEASQVPSQSSQFHGWSLVETASADTHASTPEWVEDQDTTHEPQNDDFATHPGHRFWEWDVERQLWRRKGQDGSDERDWFEIPQ; this is encoded by the coding sequence ATGTCAGATGTTTTCACTCAACTAGTGATCATTAACTGCCGGCCAGTTTCTGCCAACGATCCCAACCTCTCCAAACGAAGAAACAAGTCCCAGAGCCCTCTACAGATCAGTGCCATACTCTACGGCAGAGCCTATGGCCTTGTCTCCAAAAATATAGCAGAGAAGTTTTTGGGAGCAAGCGAGAAACATACTTCTGGGCTTCCCTCTGTGGTAGAAATCTCATGGGCTCTATCTGGCTCTGAACAGGACTTGGAGACGAGCCAGGTTCATGTCATTCCTGAATTAGAGCAAGACCTCGTCCTTGGTGATGACCCTAAGGAACTGTACCAGAGTGTCCACCTCACTCCCCCAGCAAATTCCCAGGGGTCTAAACCAGAAGAGCAAGGGGAAAGTACCTCTTGTCTAGAGGAAGCCCTGCCCTTCCAATTCAACACCTCGGAAGACTTTAAGATTCAAGGCATAATCCCCAAGAATCAACAATCTCAAGAAACTCTCGAACAGCTAGTGGCTCGCTGCCGCACAAGAGCCCAAAACCCAAGCCCCCTCCACAAAACCGTAGCTTCAGAGCCAGAACAACCCGAAGGACTATCAAAGATCAGAACTGACTCCTTGTACGGTTCTTTTGATATCTCTTCCAACACATCTGATTCAGATGGGAAATGGATCTTGCCGCCGCCCAACGACAAATTACACAGAGAGAGGACTTCCTTGCTGCAACCTTCGGATGCTGATAGTCTGGTCGATCCCAGCGATAACATTGCCTGGGAGTTATCGACTGAAGCATCTCAAGTTCCTTCTCAAAGCTCCCAATTCCATGGCTGGTCTCTGGTAGAAACAGCTTCAGCTGATACCCACGCGAGCACCCCTGAATGGGTGGAAGACCAGGACACTACCCATGAGCCTCAGAACGATGATTTCGCCACGCACCCGGGTCATCGTTTCTGGGAATGGGACGTTGAGAGACAACTTTGGCGTCGAAAGGGTCAAGACGGGTCGGACGAGAGAGATTGGTTTGAAATTCCTCAATAA
- a CDS encoding hypothetical protein (EggNog:ENOG41) → MDDHEVRGRWKSFIGKWNREELAEGWYDPETFARITSNNPVAPHARRASLQRDQVREPMNYREDRESEDDEDDYGPPLPGSDHTRRSGPGIPTLQDLSLRAELAEEDKQASIADLREARKADRALQKERLEDLVPRAEAGTRERMLEKKAAVADKMRSFRDKSPDAMEAKDERELMGGGDSLDEYKKAKEREQRRKTEREIRREEIERAKREEVEEKKRAWREREEGTVSMLRELARQRFG, encoded by the coding sequence ATGGATGATCATGAAGTCAGAGGGCGATGGAAGAGCTTCATCGGCAAGTGGAACCGAGAGGAGTTGGCAGAAGGATGGTACGACCCTGAGACATTTGCACGGATTACGTCTAATAACCCAGTTGCGCCTCATGCAAGGCGTGCTTCTCTGCAACGGGATCAAGTACGAGAGCCTATGAACTATAGAGAGGATCGTGAGagcgaggacgatgaagatgattaTGGTCCTCCACTTCCTGGATCGGACCATACACGGCGGTCTGGACCAGGCATTCCCACACTTCAGGATCTATCTTTACGAGCTGAGCTTGCCGAGGAAGACAAGCAAGCGTCTATCGCGGACCTACGTGAAGCGCGCAAAGCTGATCGGGCTCTGCAGAAGGAGCGCCTTGAAGATCTGGTCCCTCGCGCTGAGGCCGGGACTCGTGAGCGCatgttggagaagaaagCGGCAGTGGCAGACAAGATGCGCTCGTTCCGCGACAAGAGCCCTGATGCTATGGAAGCCAAAGACGAGAGAGAACTCATGGGTGGTGGAGACTCATTGGATGAGTACAAGAAAGCCAAGGAAAGGGAGCAACGTCGCAAGACAGAGAGGGAAATCCGCAGAGAGGAGATCGAAAGGGCCAAAAGGGAAGaggtggaagagaagaagagagcatGGAGGGAAAGGGAAGAAGGGACTGTGAGCATGTTGAGGGAGTTGGCACGGCAACGATTCGGATAG
- a CDS encoding hypothetical protein (EggNog:ENOG41~BUSCO:EOG09264G7L) produces the protein MSNADQSPCRILVMASGFGSNFQAIIDAISTGSLPNSRIISLIVNRRNAHATVRAEKAGIPWQYFNLISHGFLEKGETDEQKVTEGRRKYDAALAEKILSADEKPELIVLAGWMHVFSTAFLDPIQKAGLNVINLHPALPGEFDGANAIERAYEEFKAGRLTRSGIMAHYVIAEVDRGTPILVKEIEWKGEDLEQYKEKVHSHEHELIVNATAKVAQETVKNRRT, from the exons ATGTCAAACGCTGACCAATCACCATGCCGAATTCTCGTCATGGCCTCTGGTTTTGGCTCTAATTTCCAGGCCATCATTGATGCGATATCTACTGGTTCGCTCCCAAATAGTCGTATCATTTCTCTCATTGTGAACCGACGGAACGCACATGCAACTGTCCGAGCCGAGAAAGCTG GCATTCCTTGGCAATACTTTAACTTGATCTCTCACGGATTCTTGGAAAAGGGAGAAACCGATGAGCAGAAAGTGACTGAAGGTCGTCGGAAATATGACGCTGCGTTGGCCGAAAAGATCCTCTCAGCCGACGAGAAGCCTGAGCTTATTGTCCTCGCTGGTTGGATGCatgtcttctcaacagctttCCTGGATCCTATCCAGAAGGCTGGTCTGAACGTCATTAACTTGCACCC TGCTCTGCCAGGAGAGTTTGACGGAGCCAATGCGATCGAGCGAGCTTATGAGGAGTTCAAGGCTGGTCGACTAACACGCTCAGGCATCATGGCCCACTACGTGATCGCTGAAGTAGACAGGGGTACTCCTATCCTGGTCAAGGAAATTGAGTGGAAGGGAGAGGACCTGGAACAGTACAAGGAGAAGGTTCACTCTCATGAGCACGAGTTGATCGTTAATGCGACCGCAAAGGTGGCACAGGAGACAGTTAAGAACAGAAGGACATAA
- a CDS encoding hypothetical protein (EggNog:ENOG41) codes for MSTSQYLQDLNRDGFVVIKSIVSKDKLDALREVSSKATQLAREGQWPYVRTVGKQFPPWDANQAREHGIWGVQHLMNPDLPGHELFTELYFSEAILGIVKQLLQCQDEHLVMELFNMLVRPERDFELRWHRDDIPAEASEDEEMERLGKHAYHAQYNFALWDDDSLIVVPGSHKRARTSTERNADPFAKSMPDQLIVKLQPGDIVFYNNNILHRGAYSSNKERMTLHGSVGHVQGNTLRARNVLQHGIGNWVGKCALGSLPEQDRRRADGMRQRLIQLGSESGQVGYSLQG; via the exons ATGTCCACCTCGCAGtatctccaagatctcaACAGGGATGGGTTTGTGGTCATAAAGTCAATCGTGAGCAAGGATAAGCTCGATGCTCTCCGTGAGGTCAGCTCAAAGGCTACTCAGCTTGCTCGTGAAGGGCAATGGCCTTATG TACGGACTGTAGGAAAACAATTCCCACCATGGGATGCCAATCAGGCACGCGAGCATGGAATATGGGGTGTCCAACATCTCATGAACCCTGATCTCCCTGGCCATGAGCTTTTCACAGAGCTGTACTTTTCTGAAGCCATTCTCGGCATTGTGAAGCAGCTGCTGCAATGCCAAGACGAGCATCTCGTGATGGAGCTGTTCAACATGCTTGTCAGGCCAGAAAGGGATTTTGAGTTAAGGTGGCATCGTGATGATATCCCCGCTGAGGCtagcgaggacgaggagatggagcGTCTTGGCAAGCATGCCTACCATGCTCAGTATAACTTCGCTTTATGGGATGACGATTCTCTCATTGTCGTGCCTGGCTCGCACAAGCGCGCTAGGACCTCCACTGAGCGAAACGCAGATCCCTTTGCCAAGTCCATGCCAGACCAGCTCATCGTCAAGCTGCAGCCCGGCGATATTGTCTTTTATAACAATAATATTCTGCACCGCGGGGCttacagcagcaacaaggagCGCATGACACTACACGGCTCCGTTGGCCATGTGCAGGGCAACACTCTACGAGCCAGGAACGTTCTACAGCATGGAATTGGTAACTGGGTTGGCAAATGTGCTTTGGGGTCGCTCCCGGAGCAAGATAGGCGCAGGGCCGACGGCATGAGACAGCGTCTAATCCAGCTTGGCAGTGAGAGCGGTCAAGTTGGTTACTCACTTCAAGGCTGA
- the EFM7 gene encoding Protein N-terminal and lysine N-methyltransferase efm7 (EggNog:ENOG41), with translation MSGEVDYGFGDLMDDPEDYCPPTPPPTSQVFTMQSGKPITLHLVGASPTEAHHLWNGAKMISDFFEEDPSRVREKTVLELGAAAGLPSLVAAILGARKVVVTDYPDPDIVRIMQKNIDECDETVEPRGRIANTVDAVGFVWGADPIPLLTRLNPTDDSHEERFDVLILADLLFRHSEHGNMVKSIKETLKLSRESVAYVFFTSYRPWKKELDEGFFDIARDEGFEVEQIAERRLDKPLFENDPGDLDVQKTVKGYAVRWSAEKCS, from the coding sequence ATGTCTGGCGAGGTAGACTACGGATTTGGCGACCTCATGGACGACCCAGAGGATTACTGCCCACCTACACCCCCTCCTACATCTCAGGTCTTCACAATGCAAAGCGGCAAGCCCATAACACTTCACCTCGTTGGCGCCAGCCCTACCGAAGCCCACCATCTCTGGAACGGTGCCAAGATGATCTCCGACTTCTTCGAGGAGGATCCTTCTCGAGTACGTGAGAAGACGGTTCTGGAGCTTGGCGCCGCGGCTGGTCTGCCCAGTCTTGTCGCTGCTATTCTTGGTGCGCGCAAGGTCGTGGTGACAGACTACCCAGACCCAGATATCGTCAGAATCATGCAGAAGAACATCGATGAATGTGACGAAACGGTTGAGCCTCGTGGCCGAATCGCCAACACTGTCGACGCTGTGGGCTTTGTCTGGGGCGCTGACCCTATCCCACTGCTTACTCGCTTGAACCCAACTGATGACTCTCACGAGGAGCGCTTCGATGTTCTTATCCTGGCAGATCTTCTATTCCGACATAGCGAGCACGGAAACATGGTCAAGTCCATCAAGGAGACCCTCAAGCTGTCCCGTGAGAGCGTGGCCTATGTGTTCTTCACATCATACCGACCGTGGaagaaggagcttgatgagggGTTCTTTGACATTGCGCGCGATGAGGGCTTCGAGGTGGAACAGATTGCTGAGCGAAGACTTGACAAGCCACTATTTGAGAATGACCCTGGTGATTTGGATGTGCAGAAAACTGTCAAGGGATATGCTGTGAGATGGTCTGCCGAGAAGTGCAGTTGA
- a CDS encoding hypothetical protein (EggNog:ENOG41): MDRTSLASLPDDIVLDIVEHLDTARDVAHVSALTKHLQSLIRQDGWRIFVKTRFPSLQIDTNSGTRWGSVADRATYLDRCWEKRGFWVNVLHEKKNQPERFQRRVAGSQSVLFHSVLDARLMSSLNNEVIAAGVGENLMVCIKPVDGQQDAWYQIGGHNHGYRAGTGDVTATSVTENDGIPNIVVGRANGDISIHSGKDKFATIAKQLNPTDEALLSHASDPIRKSPGQVAVSSLQWHHETNLLVSGKGSVLTLYNLGVSDDQVLNPLDYHEFSKASPADEASLLRSTKFMGKDIMACALGGTRNPLRWGQLTPTGLQFFNAHSNSILVDIRTPSPQDAIYRDRFQPYQAGSSLLVYGTERFVSGSNTAPDIRLFDFRYPKPYHHTTALPCSPQWPFPSQKDDHIMKQGWAPEHQPQKCDPQNGVLCYWHGASRRNYWRPDATIHIGSPTYDRIYCLAKASDLSDTIYCGVRGAILEMNLHLTEDMVHNYNQRTTPTDWSMGRPGGKISLIETGVSLTQTKEWSLDNRGVPELIVQQPRPRKRIELSDDEKRHRLDYAFHRS; encoded by the exons ATGGATAGAACATCTCTGGCAAGTCTTCCAGATGATATTGTTCTAGATATTGTCGAGCATCTCGACACAGCTCGTGACGTAGCTCACGTTTCCGCCTTGACGAAGCATCTTCAAAGCCTCATACGCCAAGATGGTTGGCGTATCTTCGTCAAGACTCGGTTCCCATCCCTGCAAATAGATACAAATTCAGGGACTCGCTGGGGTTCTGTTGCAGATCGTGCAACGTACTTGGATCGCTGCTGGGAGAAACGCGGTTTCTGGGTCAATGTGTTGCATGAAAAGAAGAATCAGCCAGAAAGATTCCAGCGTCGAGTTGCTGGAAGTCAGTCAGTGCTGTTCCATTCTGTTCTCGATGCGCGGCTAATGTCTTCGCTGAACAACGAGGTTATTGCTGCCGGCGTTGGTGAGAATCTCATGGTTTGCATAAAACCTGTTGATGGACAGCAAGATGCCTGGTATCAGATTGGGGGCCACAATCATGGATATCGGGCGGGCACTGGGGACGTTACAGCAACTTCTGTCACAGAGAATGACGGGATACCCAATATTGTCGTCGGGAGGGCCAATGGAGACATCAGCATACACTCTGGCAAAGACAAGTTTGCAACAATCGCAAAACAGTTGAACCCAACGGACGAGGCACTTCTAAGCCATGCTTCCGATCCTATAAGAAAATCCCCAGGTCAAGTGGCAGTCTCATCTCTACAGTGGCATCACGAGACGAATCTCCTGGTAAGCGGGAAGGGCTCGGTTTTGACTCTCTACAATCTTGGTGTGTCAGATGACCAAGTACTGAACCCTTTGGATTACCATGAATTCTCCAAGGCCAGTCCCGCAGACGAGGCGTCTCTCCTACGCAGCACCAAGTTCATGGGCAAAGATATTATGGCTTGCGCCTTGGGCGGAACTCGAAATCCTCTGCGTTGGGGGCAGCTTACACCGACCGGCCTACAATTCTTCAACGCTCATAGTAACTCTAT ACTTGTAGATATCCGAACACCTTCGCCACAAGACGCGATATACCGTGATCGCTTTCAACCCTACCAAGCAGGTAGTTCTCTGCTTGTGTATGGTACAGAGCGTTTCGTATCCGGCAGCAACACAGCACCGGATATCCGTCTATTTGACTTCAGGTACCCGAAGCCATATCATCACACAACTGCTCTTCCATGCTCGCCACAATGGCCGTTTCCCAGCCAGAAGGATGACCACATTATGAAGCAAGGATGGGCGCCAGAGCATCAGCCACAGAAATGCGATCCTCAAAACGGGGTGTTGTGCTACTGGCATGGAGCTTCAAGACGAAACTACTGGCGTCCCGATGCCACCATTCATATTGGCAGTCCCACATATGACAGGATCTATTGTCTAGCCAAGGCTTCTGATCTTTCAGATACCATATACTGTGGCGTTCGGGGTGCCATTCTCGAGATGAATCTCCATCTCACGGAGGACATGGTGCATAACTATAACCAACGAACTACTCCCACAGATTGGAGCATGGGAAGACCTGGAGGCAAAATCTCGCTGATCGAGACGGGTGTGAGCCTCACCCAGACGAAGGAGTGGTCGCTTGATAATCGCGGTGTGCCAGAGCTCATCGTCCAGCAGCCTCGGCCTCGAAAACGAATAGAATTATCagatgatgaaaagagaCACCGTTTGGACTATGCGTTTCATAGATCCTAG
- a CDS encoding hypothetical protein (EggNog:ENOG41) encodes MLVRSHYPKKKSLRKGFKSLLRGPLEKRVKPSRTELQKADKEKREKEKEEKEKGKSRTQASASSTSAAKPLIPSEVERLGAQASETHLLPETPNPLLESNVESPVVQKQIFIGTNDINIDESNITAIDPPDQSQARTLYPLEYNTLVTSTPYSEPYLLPISEQDIQYTAPSFTSSINQASVLEFDINDSFTLPESTQTSGTQFSAPSIQSPLVPDYNQDFGNHSGLAWPSDMGQDMEQEIPPPAPVLPASSSAGQNLKLVKAIYDGGYSTRQEVTFDRSFDLSFIAQSSVEKLQRLFPIQVISVPPGIAKKTECPSGALIEIEQILYAWIEFESNRLPFPPTRSLFVVYNDFIGDDGIHITLGRDWVNKVEQACHQIGYQSQL; translated from the exons ATGCTGGTGCGATCACATTATCCCAAAAAGAAATCTTTGAGAAAAGGTTTTAAGAGTCTGCTGCGTGGACCTCTGGAGAAACGTGTGAAGCCTTCACGCACTGAACTCCAGAAGGCAgataaggagaagagagagaaggagaaggaagaaaaggagaagggaaAGTCACGTACCCAAGCATccgcatcatcgacatcggcAGCAAAGCCTTTGATACCCTCCGAAGTAGAAAGACTCGGAGCCCAGGCTTCGGAAACACATCTGTTACCAGAAACACCGAACCCTCTTTTAGAGAGCAACGTCGAAAGCCCCGTGGTTCAGAAGCAGATATTTATTGGAACAAAcgacatcaacatcgacgaGTCCAACATCACTGCCATCGACCCTCCGGATCAATCTCAGGCACGAACCCTTTATCCTTTGGAATACAACACTCTCGTTACCTCAACTCCCTATTCAGAGCCATACTTGCTACCAATATCAGAGCAGGACATCCAGTATACTGCTCCCAGTTTTACCTCCTCTATCAACCAAGCATCTGTCTTGGAGTTTGATATCAATGACAGCTTTACCCTGCCAGAGTCAACCCAGACATCCGGGACACAATTTAG TGCTCCCTCTATCCAGAGCCCTCTAGTACCAGACTACAACCAAGACTTTGGTAACCACTCCGGCCTTGCTTGGCCTTCAGACATGGGACAAGACATGGAACAAGAAATACCACCACCTGCCCCCGTCCTCCccgcctcttcttctgctggaCAGAATTTGAAATTAGTCAAAGCAATATACGATGGTGGCTATTCAACCCGCCAAGAGGTCACATTCGATCGCAGTTTTGACTTGAGCTTCATAGCCCAAAGTTCTGTCGAAAAACTCCAACGTTTGTTCCCTATACAAGTCATAAGTGTCCCACCAGGCATTGCCAAAAAGACGGAATGTCCCAGTGGTGCATTAATCGAAATCGAACAAATCTTATACGCCTGGATAGAGTTCGAGTCTAATCGCCTCCCATTCCCTCCTACCCGGTCACTGTTCGTCGTATACAATGACTTCATAGGCGACGATGGTATTCATATAACCTTGGGCCGTGATTGGGTCAACAAAGTCGAACAGGCCTGTCATCAAATTGGCTATCAAAGTCAGCTATAG
- a CDS encoding hypothetical protein (EggNog:ENOG41): MAGAPASILIVGSGVFGLGTACALAKRPHYSSTSIIVVDDCAGQFPPEDAASVDSSRIVRADYSDPYYAALAAEAQKEWRKQGDDEVGGQGRYSESGFVLCASETPKDFKLKKSGMDYTKESAKNVESIAKQTGLPVDKIQKLESTKALQEFLGTDGYPGDWGYLNGNSGWADAGEGMKWLYKQAQATGRIQFVNGKVTELVTEGDRVIGAKLSDSEVLKADVVMVAAGAWSGSLVDLRGRTEATGHAVAYMDITPEEQKRLDSFPVVLNLSTGLFLIPPRNNVLKAARHTFGYINPVKINNALPPSPNDKREPFIASQPYTSRNDSSNPLTVEADKDLRRALTDLCPIRGLENRPWKEARICWYSDTRDGEWLIDYHPGWKGLFVATGDSGHGFKFLPNLGEKIVDVMQGQGGKLGEKWRWREIQNDGVGRETNGVYRGLITEDGSRGGRPLVLCDELEKGRAVIGETKAKL; the protein is encoded by the coding sequence ATGGCTGGTGCTCCTGCTTCCATCCTTATCGTTGGCTCTGGAGTCTTCGGGCTCGGCACCGCTTGCGCTTTGGCGAAACGACCACACTACTCCAGCACTTCGATTATTGTCGTCGACGACTGCGCAGGACAGTTTCCTccagaagatgctgccaGTGTAGACTCGTCTCGAATTGTACGAGCCGACTACTCAGACCCTTACTATGCCGCGCTTGCCGCCGAGGCGCAGAAGGAATGGCGAAAGcagggtgatgatgaggtcgGTGGACAGGGACGATATTCCGAGTCGGGCTTTGTCCTCTGCGCGAGCGAGACCCCCAAAGACTTCAAGCTTAAGAAGTCTGGCATGGACTATACCAAGGAGAGTGCCAAAAATGTCGAGTCGATTGCTAAGCAGACTGGTCTGCCTGTGGATAAGATCCAAAAGCTGGAGAGTACCAAGGCTCTGCAAGAGTTCCTCGGCACCGACGGTTATCCCGGAGACTGGGGCTACCTCAATGGTAACTCTGGCTGGGCCGATGCCGGAGAGGGTATGAAGTGGCTCTATAAGCAGGCTCAGGCCACAGGACGTATCCAGTTCGTCAACGGCAAGGTGACAGAGCTCGTAACAGAGGGTGATCGAGTCATTGGTGCGAAATTGAGCGACTCTGAGGTTCTCAAGGCCGATGTGGTCATGGTAGCTGCCGGTGCTTGGTCGGGCTCACTCGTTGACCTTCGCGGAAGAACAGAGGCTACTGGCCATGCAGTCGCGTATATGGACATCACACCGGAAGAGCAGAAGCGACTCGACAGCTTCCCTGTGGTGTTGAACCTCAGCACcggcctcttcctcattcCTCCTCGCAATAACGTCCTCAAGGCCGCACGTCACACATTCGGATACATTAATCcagtcaagatcaacaacgctcttcctccttcgcCCAACGATAAGCGGGAACCCTTCATCGCATCTCAACCCTACACTTCTCGCAACGATTCCTCGAACCCTTTGACCGTCGAGGCTGACAAAGATCTGCGCCGCGCACTCACGGACTTGTGCCCTATACGTGGCTTAGAAAACCGACCATGGAAGGAGGCTCGAATCTGTTGGTATTCCGATACCCGAGATGGCGAGTGGCTCATTGACTACCATCCGGGCTGGAAGGGACTCTTTGTTGCAACAGGTGACAGCGGACACGGATTCAAGTTCCTACCCAACTTGGGTGAGAAGATCGTGGATGTTATGCAAGGCCAGGGTGGTAAGCTTGGCGAGAAGTGGCGATGGAGAGAGATCCAGAACGATGGAGTCGGAAGAGAGACGAACGGAGTGTACAGGGGCTTAATTACGGAAGATGGAAGCAGAGGTGGACGGCCCTTGGTGCTTTGtgatgagctcgagaagggcaGGGCGGTTATTGGAgagaccaaggccaagctaTGA